The following proteins come from a genomic window of Terriglobales bacterium:
- a CDS encoding LptA/OstA family protein — translation MPVNISRLRVWFATAAILLAVVVAGFYFYGRMRVRHAIQDIPKKLGVDIQQSTQGFSLSKSEAGRTLFTIHASRAVQFKETGKAELRDVSIIVYGRESNRYDQIYGSDFEYDPQSGEVTAKGDVHFDLEGNAEGPLNPDQAAPAELKNPIHLKTSGLLFNAKTGLASTKERIEFRVPQANGFAVGASYDSKAATFTLVSDIVVHSSEPGAMQFTARHAVITKGPNRAVFEGVLVAGEADSFAANQLTVYLRDDNTIEHLLATGDVRAASQGKSSTELHSPRADAWITATNNLKSAVFSGGVQFSSAGDQPMQGTAGKVTVNFVSKNQADKLVATDGVKLLQQPGKSATARPVEISASAIDFRLKNGRELDQAVTSGPAQVTVFAVAGAGGQDAAQTVATAGRFEATFNRQNRLDRLQGTPEAKVVSSASGQPDKTSTSDRLDVAFNPAGGIATLIQEGHFHYTEPAAPGGAERAAWAEHARYTPRDEMLSLIGSPRVVDGGLTTTAENISIDRHSGDAIATGDVKSTYSELKPKPGGALLASSDPIHATAPTMRATRNGGTAVYSGGARLWQGSSIVQAAVIEFNRDSRQLIARSSTPGATAGAVSTTFIQQDNKGKVTPVSIRSALLTYADNERRARFEGGVVVRGADSTMTADQAEVYLLPRDQGPSSANQPGPSQIEKIVAAGHINIQEPNRRATGTKLVYTAADGKFVLTGGPPSIFDAERGKITGDSLTFFSRDDRVVVESGGSSPTVTRTRITK, via the coding sequence ATGCCCGTCAACATTTCTCGCCTCAGGGTGTGGTTTGCCACGGCTGCGATTCTGCTCGCCGTGGTGGTGGCGGGGTTCTACTTCTACGGGCGGATGCGCGTACGGCATGCCATCCAGGACATTCCGAAAAAGCTCGGCGTTGACATCCAGCAGAGCACGCAGGGGTTTTCTCTCTCGAAATCCGAGGCTGGGCGCACCCTGTTCACCATCCATGCTTCGCGCGCCGTGCAGTTCAAGGAAACCGGAAAAGCGGAGTTGCGGGATGTCAGCATCATCGTCTATGGCCGCGAGTCCAACCGCTATGACCAGATTTATGGCTCCGACTTCGAGTACGACCCGCAATCCGGAGAGGTGACCGCCAAGGGCGACGTCCACTTCGACCTCGAGGGCAACGCCGAAGGGCCTCTCAATCCCGATCAGGCGGCCCCGGCGGAGCTGAAGAACCCCATTCACCTCAAGACCAGCGGCCTGTTGTTCAACGCGAAAACCGGTTTAGCAAGCACCAAGGAGCGGATTGAATTCCGCGTGCCGCAGGCAAACGGTTTCGCCGTAGGCGCCAGTTACGACTCCAAAGCCGCCACCTTCACGCTGGTATCGGACATCGTGGTCCATTCCTCCGAACCCGGCGCGATGCAGTTCACCGCCCGGCATGCCGTCATTACCAAGGGCCCGAACCGCGCCGTGTTTGAGGGTGTGCTGGTGGCGGGCGAAGCCGACAGCTTTGCTGCCAACCAACTTACGGTGTACCTGCGCGACGACAACACGATCGAGCATTTGCTGGCCACCGGCGACGTGCGCGCCGCCAGCCAGGGGAAGTCTTCCACTGAATTACATTCGCCGCGTGCCGATGCCTGGATCACCGCAACCAACAACCTGAAATCGGCGGTCTTTTCCGGCGGCGTGCAGTTCAGCAGTGCTGGTGACCAGCCGATGCAGGGAACCGCCGGGAAAGTCACCGTCAACTTCGTGTCGAAAAACCAGGCCGACAAACTCGTTGCAACGGACGGCGTAAAGCTGCTGCAGCAGCCCGGCAAATCCGCCACCGCGCGGCCGGTCGAAATCTCGGCCTCAGCGATCGATTTTCGGTTGAAGAACGGTCGCGAACTCGACCAGGCGGTGACCTCTGGTCCGGCGCAGGTGACCGTGTTCGCGGTCGCGGGTGCTGGGGGTCAGGACGCCGCCCAGACCGTCGCCACTGCCGGACGTTTCGAAGCCACCTTCAACCGGCAAAATCGCCTCGATCGTTTGCAAGGAACGCCGGAGGCCAAAGTGGTTTCTTCCGCGTCTGGTCAACCGGACAAAACCAGCACCAGCGATCGCCTCGATGTCGCTTTCAACCCCGCCGGCGGGATCGCGACCCTCATCCAGGAGGGCCATTTTCATTACACCGAGCCCGCCGCGCCCGGAGGCGCCGAGCGCGCCGCTTGGGCCGAGCACGCACGCTACACGCCACGAGACGAAATGTTGAGCCTTATCGGCTCGCCGCGCGTGGTTGATGGCGGCCTGACCACCACCGCCGAAAACATTAGCATCGACCGCCACTCCGGCGATGCCATCGCCACCGGCGATGTCAAAAGCACTTACAGCGAACTGAAGCCCAAGCCCGGCGGCGCTCTGCTCGCCTCCTCCGACCCCATCCATGCCACTGCGCCCACCATGCGTGCCACGCGCAACGGCGGCACTGCGGTTTATTCCGGCGGCGCCAGGTTGTGGCAGGGCTCCAGTATCGTGCAGGCGGCGGTCATCGAGTTCAACCGCGACTCCCGCCAGCTGATCGCCCGATCCTCCACCCCCGGCGCGACTGCCGGTGCCGTGTCCACCACTTTCATCCAGCAGGACAATAAAGGGAAAGTCACTCCCGTCAGCATTCGCTCGGCGCTGCTGACCTATGCCGACAACGAACGGCGCGCTCGTTTTGAAGGAGGAGTGGTGGTGCGAGGTGCGGACAGTACCATGACAGCCGATCAAGCCGAGGTTTACCTGTTGCCCCGCGACCAGGGTCCCAGCTCTGCCAACCAGCCCGGACCCAGTCAAATCGAAAAAATCGTGGCCG